ACCAGTGGACGACACCGGTCGGCTCGGCGGTCTTCGCCCTCCCGCCCGGCTGCGAACCGGGCGGGTACGTCGGCGAGACGCTGTTCAGCGGGAGCTGACGCGCGCTCAGATCGCGCGGCGCGGCCACAGCGCCGGCGCATCCAGCACGCAGCGCACCTCCGGGTGGCTCTCCCGCAGGTGCGCCGTGATCCGGTTGGCGACGGTCTGGCCGGCCGCCGGGCAGGTGCCGCAGGTGCCGCCCAGGCGCAGTGTCACGACGCCCTCATGGACCGAGACGATCGTGGGTCGGCCTCCGTGCGAGCGGATGAAGTCTCCCGCGGCTCCGTCGAGCAACTGTACGAGCGCGGCCTGGAGCGATTCGTCGTCGGCGGGCGACGGGACGCTCGCCGGGCTGGAGAGCGTCCACGCTCCGGGGGCGCTCAGCGCATCGCCCAGCGATCGCCGGATCGCGTCGCCGGATCGGCGCCAGCCGAGCGCGTCGTTCAGCTCGACGAGCACCTTCCCGCCGGTCAGGCGCAGCTCGGCCAGCTCGCCGCCGGACAGCAGCGCTCCGAGCTCCCCCGGAGCGGCGATCACCTCGCCGCTGCGGGGGAACAGACCGTCCGGGACCGTCCACAGGAGGGCCGCCGGGCGTCCGGGTACCGCCTCGGGATGCATCGGCACGGCGCTCATGCCGTGCCCGACAGCCAGCCGAACGCGATGTTCGCGATCCAGGCGCCTGTCCACGCGAGCGCGAACATCGAGCCGAAGGCGATCAGAGGCCAGCGCCACCCGCCGGACTCTCGCCGCATCACCGCGATGGTCGACATACACTGCAGGGCGAACATGAAGAACACGATCAGAGCCGCGATCGTGCCGGGTGAGAACAGCGGAACCGAGTGTCCCGCTTCGTCCACCCGCTCCATGGCGCGCAGCGCCGACGCGGGGTGGTCGGCGTCGTCGGCGGCGGCGATCTGCCCGAGCGTCGAGACGAAGGTCTCCCGCGCGGTGAGCGACGCCAGCACCGCCACGTTGATGTGCCAGTCGAAGCCGAGCGGCTCGAACACCGGCTCCACGAAGCGCCCGATCTCCGCGGCGACGCTCCGGTCGATCGCGGGCGCGGAAGCCGAGGCCGAGCGCGCGACGGCCGCGCCCGGAGCGGCGATGTTGAGCAGGAGCCACATGACGACGCTCGCGGCGAGGATGATGGTGCCGCACTTGCGCAGGAACATGGCGATGGCAGCCCAGGTGGACAGAGCCAGCGAGCGCAGCGTGGGCCG
This genomic window from Leifsonia xyli subsp. cynodontis DSM 46306 contains:
- a CDS encoding NifU family protein produces the protein MSAVPMHPEAVPGRPAALLWTVPDGLFPRSGEVIAAPGELGALLSGGELAELRLTGGKVLVELNDALGWRRSGDAIRRSLGDALSAPGAWTLSSPASVPSPADDESLQAALVQLLDGAAGDFIRSHGGRPTIVSVHEGVVTLRLGGTCGTCPAAGQTVANRITAHLRESHPEVRCVLDAPALWPRRAI